Genomic DNA from Vicinamibacteria bacterium:
GAGGTTCCGCGAGAGATCGGGCGGAAGCGTTTCGCTCCCGCCCCCTCGAGAATGAAACTAGGAAGCGTCCACGACCGGCAGCGGGCCGAGCGTTCCGTTGAAGCTTCGGCCGACCGCGAAGACGGTATACGTCGTTCCCCCGAGGACTTCGACACCGGGAATGCTCAGAGCGACGGTGCTCGAGCCCGCGGGACGAACCTCGAGGTCGTACGTCCCGGCGGGGACCTCCACGTAGTCGCTCGCCTTCTGGAACGTGACGTTTCCAAACAGGACCGGACCGCCGGCGACGGCAACGTCCACGGGGCCCGTGTCGGCACTCGCGTGGACGAAGCGGAGGCGAGCGCCCTGGCCGGTTGCGAGATCATCGAGAAGCACGAGCGGGGAAAGCGTATCCGAGGACAGGAATCCTACGGCGGCAACGGTGTACACGCTCCCAGCCTGAAGGCCGAGCGTGGCGTCGATGACGATAGGGGACGTCGAGCCCGCCGGCGTCACTTGAATGCGGTATTCGCCGGCCTCGAGGTCGAGGTAGTCGCTCACCGCCTGGTAGGGAACGTTGCTCAGTACGACGCTTCCGTTCACCCAGACATCGACGGGTGGAGCGTCGGTCGAGAGGTGCGCGACGCGGAGCCGAACGGGTCCCGCGAACGTATTCCCGCGCGGGAGCGTCGTAAGCCCGCCGGAACCGTCGACGGCCGGGGCGGTCGAAGTCGTGGGTAGGGCCGTGGGAGAGGACGGGGACGAGCCGTCATTGCAGGCAAGTCCCAATGCCGCGAATGTGACGAGCGCGGCGGTGGCAAGAACATGGGATTTCATGATTGGTACTCCTTTTTGGTTTTGGGATTCGAGTCTGCTGTCACAAGTGTTTGGTATCATTTATGTCTCCAAAAAATCTAAATAATGGCCGCGACGTCATTTGAGGTCTCATGTTGATTGCTTTGTGGCAGCGGCGGATCCGGGGGTCCCCGGCGCCGAAATCCCTCAAGAAAATCGCGGACGCAGAGTGCCTGCGAGAGGGCGGGCAGCTCGCGCCACCCACCCACTCGCCGCGACGTCATTCCATGGATGGAAGAATCACCGTGTCGATGACGTGAATGACGCCGTTCGAGGTCTCGATATCGGCTTGCACGACCTTCGCATCGTTGACGCGAACGCCGCTCTTGGCGTCGATCGAGATGCTCTGGCCCTGGACGGTCTTCGCGGAGTCGAGCTTCACGACGTCCGAGGACAGGACCTTGCCCGGAACCACATGGTAGGTAAGGACGGAGGTGAGCTTCGCCTTGTCCTTCAGAAGTTTATCCAGCGTCCCTGCCGGTAGTTTCGCGAAGGCTTCGTCGGTCGGAGCGAAGACGGTGAACGGACCGGAGCCCTTCAGTGTCTCGACCAGGCCCGCCGCCTGAATCGCCTTCACGAGCGTCGTGAACGAGCCCGCGGCGATCGCCGTGTCGACGATGTCTTTTTTTGCGTGAGTGTCGGCGACAGCGAGCGGTGCCGTGGTGAGGGCCGCGATGGCCAGGAGCGTTACGAGGGTTTTCATTGAGTTTCTTCCTTTCGTTGGGGCTTTGACGTGCGCCCCGTACCCGGAAATAGTAGACCATGGGATACGTTGTGTCAAGTAATTATCTAAAATAATATATTGACAGAATACACCGGGAAGTTGGATGGGCCTCTTCGCCGCTCATCTTTCCCACCGGCGGTGACCTCGCGCGCAGGGAAAACAGCCTTGCCGCTCCGGTCCGCGATCGATGGTCCCAATTCCTCGACTGCGTCGAATCACCCGTTCTTGAGTTAAATCGCTCCTGTCGTTCGCCGCGAGGCTCTCTGAGCGTCCAAAGAGGCCACCAACCGTCGGTAGTTACATTCCTTCCGCATCTTGGTCCGCGTCTTGCTTTTCTTGGGTCCAAGTGAAGGAAGGGAGGGACTATGAGGCCGAGGCCGCTTCGATCGATTGCGGCGGTGACAAGCTGTCTTCTCCTTGTTGCTGCCTGTCACGGACGCACCTCTCAGACGAGCGGAGCCATCGACCTATCCATCGAGCCTTCGTCCGTGCTCGAGGTGAGCGCCGACCTCATCGAGCTCGGGAGACTCACTTACCAGAAAGAGTGCGCTTCCTGTCATGGTCTCGCCGGCGATGGAGAAGGGGACGCCGCCTATCTTCTTTATCCGCGCCCACGGGACTTCACCCGGGGCGAATATCGCCTGGTCTCGACATGGGATCGCGTCCCTACTGACGAGGACCTTTTCCGAACCATTTCGCGAGGCATGCCGGGCTCGGCGATGCCTTCGTGGGCACATCTCGACGAGAGAGCTCGCTGGGGATTGGTGCATTACATCAAGACGTTCTCCACGCAGTCGATGGAGATTCGAGAAGCCTACGTTCCCACTCAGCCCTTCGAGGAGGGACGGGGTTTCTTGGAGATCCCCAGCGAGCCAGCCTACGACACTCCCGCGGCGAATCGAGCGCGAGAGCTCTACCAGCAGAACTGCGCCGCCTGTCATGGAGTGACTGGTCGCGGAGACGGCCAGCAGGAACAGGTGGACTCGAAGGGACGGCCCACCCGCCCGCGGGACCTGACCGCGGGGATCTTCAAAGGCACACCCGATCGCGAGCACGTGTACCGCCGTATCGTCGCCGGGCTCCCTGGCTCTCCCATGCCCATGAGCCCGTACATCTATGGCGAGGACGCGTGGCATCTGACGCACTTCGTGCTGTCGCTTTCGAGCCCCGAGCAGCGAGCCAAGATGGAAATGAAGAAGTTTCGCATCGTGGCGAGCCGGGTGGAGTCGCTTCCCGAGCACCCCGACGACGGGATCTGGAGGCAAACGGATGCCGTGAACCTGCACTTGATGCCGCTCTGGTGGCGAGACGACCGGCCCGAAGAGGTCACCGTCAGGGCGCTTCACGATGGGGAGGAGCTCGCGCTTCTCATGGTCTGGCCGGATGGCACCTACGATCACACCGCGATCCGGCCTCAGGATTTTCGCGACGCCGCCGCGGTCCAGTTCTCGGTGAGCGCCGATCCCCCGTTTTTCGCCATGGGCCAGCCAGGCGTGGCGGTGAATATCTGGATGTGGAAGTCCGAACGACAGGCGGACATGGAGCCAGCCTTCCAGGAGCTCGACAAGATCTATCCGAACATCGGAATCGACTCTTATCCCAACTTCCGGCGTTCTCCCCTGGAACAGCCTACGCGGAACGCGCTCACGCTCGATTCGGACCCCACGTACGTTACCGCATGGGGCGTGGGGAACATCGTCTCCAATCCGCTTCCCCAGAGTCCCGCCGAGGATCTGCGCGCCGAAGGGTTCAGCACGTTGAGAGCGCGGCCGAATATCGACCAGGCCGTCCGGGCGTCCGGCGTCTACTCGACGGGCTCTTACCGCGTGCTCTTTCGACGGAGTCTCCGGGCCGAGGGAGCCGACGGCGCGTCTCTGAGGCCCGGCGGAACGGCTTCGGTGGCGTTCGCGGTCTGGAACGGGAGCGCGGGCGATCGCGACGGAAAGAAATCAGTCACGATTTGGCAGGAATTAGTTCTTGCTCCTTGAAAGGAGTCGCTGGAGATGGATAGACGTGTGTTCCTGAAATACCTGGGCGGCGGCCTCGGCGCTTCGGTGGTCTCGCTCGATCCCGCTTGCACGTTTCTCCAGCCGGCCGTGCCGCAGGAGAACCCCCTCCATCGCACCGTGTCGCGGGAGTGGGAAAGGATCTACCACGATCAGTATCGCTACGACCGCTGGTTCGACTGGGTTTGCTCCCCCAACGACACCCACGCGTGCCGCATCCGGGCCTACGTGAGAAACGGGATCGTCGTCCGGAGCGGCTCGACCTACGACTACCAGGACTACGCCGATCTCTACGGAAACAAGGCCACCGCGAACTGGAACCCGCGCCAGTGCGCGAAGGGCTACACCTTCCATCGGGTCATCTACGGGCCCTATCGGCTTCGCCATCCCATCGTTCGGAAGGGATGGAAGCAGTGGGCGGACGCGGGCTTTCCCGTGCTCACTCCCGAGCTCCGCTCGGCGTACAAGTTCGATGACCGCGGGGGCGACGAGTTCATTCAGATCAGCTGGGAGGATGCTTTCCAAGACATCGCCCGGGCCCTCGAGGCCATCTCCCGGACCTACAGCGGCGAAGAGGGAAAAAGGCGGCTGCTGGAGGAGGGGTATCAGCCGGAGATGGTCGAGGCCATGGGCGGTGCGGGCACGCGAACGATCAAGATGCGCGGTGGCATGGGCCTCCTCGGCGTGCTCGGCAAATACGGAATGTATCGGCTCTGCAACAGCCTGGCGCTTCTGGATGCCCAGGTACGCGGCGTCGGAGCGGAGGAGGCGCGCGCGGGTCGAACCTGGTCGAACTACACCTGGCACGGCGACCAGGCGCCGGGCCATCCCTGGGTCCACGGCCTCCAGGCCTCGGATTGCGATTTCAACGACTTGAGAAGCTCCAAGCTCATCATCATGGACGGAAAGAACCTGGTGGAGAACAAGCTGACCGACTCGCACTGGTTCATCGAGTGCATGGAGCGAGGCGGGAAGATCGTGGTCATCGCTCCGGAGTACGGCCCGCCATCCACCAAAGCCGATTACTGGATTCCAATTCGACCGGGAACCGATGCCGCTCTCTGGCTTGGCATCACACGGCTCATGATGGAGAAGGGACAGTACGACGAGGACTTCGTCAAACGATTCACCGACTTCCCCCTGCTCGTTCGCCACGACAACCTGAAGCGTCTTCGCGCGGATGAAGTCTTTGCCGGCTACCAGTCGTCCCTGGGTGCAGACGGCCCTTCGATGACGATCCAGGGCTTGACGGCCGAGCAGCACGAGCAAATCGGAGACCGCGTGCTGTGGGACGAAGTCGAGAACGCACCGCGGGCCATCACCCGGGACGACGTGGGGCAGCGGATGGTGGAACGGGGCATCCGACCCGCGCTCGAGGGGACGTTCGAAGTCGCGCTCGCCGACGGGAGCACCGTGACCTGCTCGACGCTGTGGACGTTATACCAGACGCATCTCCGGGACTACGACCTCGACACCGTTTGCGAGATCACCCAGGCGCCGCGAAATCTCGTGGAGCAGCTCGCCGAGGATATCGCCACCTTCGCCCCGGTGGCCATCCATCAGGGCGAGGGCATCAACCACTGGTTCCATGCAACGGAGATGAACCGGGCCGCCTATTTGCCGCTCATGCTCACCGGCAACATCGGGAAGCCCGGCGCCGGCTGCCACACCTGGGCGGGCAACTACAAAGCGGCTCTGTTCCAGGGCGCGCCGTGGACCGGGCCCGGGTTCAAGGGCTGGGTCGCGGAGGATCCCTTCGAGCTCAATCTGGATCCGGAAACGAACGGAAGGGACATCGTCGCCCACCCGTACACCAAGGACGAGGAGCCCGCCTACTGGAACCACGGAGATCAGGCGCTCATCGTGGAAACGCCGCGCTATGGGCGGAAGAACTTCACCGGCGAGACCCACATGCCGACTCCCTCGAAGGCCATCATCTTCAACAACGTGAACCTCATCAACAACGCGAAATGGTGCTACGGGATGATCAAGAACGTGAACCCTCACGTCGATCTGATCGTGTCCTTCGACATCCAGATGACCGCATCCATCGAGTACGCGGACATCGCCCTTCCCGCCAACTCCTGGCTGGAGTTTCGCGATCTCGAGGTCACCGCGAGCTGCTCCAATCCGTTTCTTCAAGTCTGGAAGGGAGGCATTCCTCCGGTCTTCGACAGCAAGGACGATCTCACCATCCTCGCGGGCATCGCCGAGGCGCTCGGGGAGGTGACCGGGGATTCCCGCTTCCACGACGTCTTCAAGTTCGAGCACGAGGGACGCCGAGAGATTTACTTGCAGCGGCTGCTCGACAGCTGCACCACGACCAAGGGGTATACGGTTCCGGACATCATGGCCGGACGCTACGGGCCTCCGGGCGGGGCGCTCATGAACTTCCGCACCTATCCGCGCATTCCGTTCTACGAGCAGGTGCACGACGACGAGCCCTTCCATACCGACACCGGCAGGATTCATGCCTATGCGGACGTTCCCGAGGCCATCGAGTACGGCGAGAACTTCATCGTCCATCGCGAG
This window encodes:
- a CDS encoding DUF4397 domain-containing protein — its product is MKSHVLATAALVTFAALGLACNDGSSPSSPTALPTTSTAPAVDGSGGLTTLPRGNTFAGPVRLRVAHLSTDAPPVDVWVNGSVVLSNVPYQAVSDYLDLEAGEYRIQVTPAGSTSPIVIDATLGLQAGSVYTVAAVGFLSSDTLSPLVLLDDLATGQGARLRFVHASADTGPVDVAVAGGPVLFGNVTFQKASDYVEVPAGTYDLEVRPAGSSTVALSIPGVEVLGGTTYTVFAVGRSFNGTLGPLPVVDAS
- a CDS encoding fasciclin domain-containing protein, with the translated sequence MKTLVTLLAIAALTTAPLAVADTHAKKDIVDTAIAAGSFTTLVKAIQAAGLVETLKGSGPFTVFAPTDEAFAKLPAGTLDKLLKDKAKLTSVLTYHVVPGKVLSSDVVKLDSAKTVQGQSISIDAKSGVRVNDAKVVQADIETSNGVIHVIDTVILPSME
- a CDS encoding ethylbenzene dehydrogenase-related protein — translated: MRPRPLRSIAAVTSCLLLVAACHGRTSQTSGAIDLSIEPSSVLEVSADLIELGRLTYQKECASCHGLAGDGEGDAAYLLYPRPRDFTRGEYRLVSTWDRVPTDEDLFRTISRGMPGSAMPSWAHLDERARWGLVHYIKTFSTQSMEIREAYVPTQPFEEGRGFLEIPSEPAYDTPAANRARELYQQNCAACHGVTGRGDGQQEQVDSKGRPTRPRDLTAGIFKGTPDREHVYRRIVAGLPGSPMPMSPYIYGEDAWHLTHFVLSLSSPEQRAKMEMKKFRIVASRVESLPEHPDDGIWRQTDAVNLHLMPLWWRDDRPEEVTVRALHDGEELALLMVWPDGTYDHTAIRPQDFRDAAAVQFSVSADPPFFAMGQPGVAVNIWMWKSERQADMEPAFQELDKIYPNIGIDSYPNFRRSPLEQPTRNALTLDSDPTYVTAWGVGNIVSNPLPQSPAEDLRAEGFSTLRARPNIDQAVRASGVYSTGSYRVLFRRSLRAEGADGASLRPGGTASVAFAVWNGSAGDRDGKKSVTIWQELVLAP
- a CDS encoding molybdopterin-dependent oxidoreductase, giving the protein MDRRVFLKYLGGGLGASVVSLDPACTFLQPAVPQENPLHRTVSREWERIYHDQYRYDRWFDWVCSPNDTHACRIRAYVRNGIVVRSGSTYDYQDYADLYGNKATANWNPRQCAKGYTFHRVIYGPYRLRHPIVRKGWKQWADAGFPVLTPELRSAYKFDDRGGDEFIQISWEDAFQDIARALEAISRTYSGEEGKRRLLEEGYQPEMVEAMGGAGTRTIKMRGGMGLLGVLGKYGMYRLCNSLALLDAQVRGVGAEEARAGRTWSNYTWHGDQAPGHPWVHGLQASDCDFNDLRSSKLIIMDGKNLVENKLTDSHWFIECMERGGKIVVIAPEYGPPSTKADYWIPIRPGTDAALWLGITRLMMEKGQYDEDFVKRFTDFPLLVRHDNLKRLRADEVFAGYQSSLGADGPSMTIQGLTAEQHEQIGDRVLWDEVENAPRAITRDDVGQRMVERGIRPALEGTFEVALADGSTVTCSTLWTLYQTHLRDYDLDTVCEITQAPRNLVEQLAEDIATFAPVAIHQGEGINHWFHATEMNRAAYLPLMLTGNIGKPGAGCHTWAGNYKAALFQGAPWTGPGFKGWVAEDPFELNLDPETNGRDIVAHPYTKDEEPAYWNHGDQALIVETPRYGRKNFTGETHMPTPSKAIIFNNVNLINNAKWCYGMIKNVNPHVDLIVSFDIQMTASIEYADIALPANSWLEFRDLEVTASCSNPFLQVWKGGIPPVFDSKDDLTILAGIAEALGEVTGDSRFHDVFKFEHEGRREIYLQRLLDSCTTTKGYTVPDIMAGRYGPPGGALMNFRTYPRIPFYEQVHDDEPFHTDTGRIHAYADVPEAIEYGENFIVHREGPEATPYLPNVIVSTNPFVRPDDYGISSTAEHWDERTVRNVKMPWPSVKTSK